From the Huiozyma naganishii CBS 8797 chromosome 2, complete genome genome, one window contains:
- the KNAG0B06860 gene encoding uncharacterized protein translates to MALPHTQLLLCCIFLDAYIYIQAQGEDGSFDADPLLACNNTRLRYRTDTAMTIEGPVTIQHVLAGLFPSSVDNIFYVAQEKSGKCPYEITDASTRLLKNEDPFGVIAQLVGKDGVSVVTTDALSIMNGLPHLYILKDVPLVINVDMDLQDYSVVPALKDLGFASYVSANYETLIANGKQSFQVALETLQPVLHFIDFAALTKTSYVAEVTSEIDAFPILATSQAPDTLLFNLSSYGEQFAQHAANLNIQLTNINQYRPWKLTEFLQTVPNTIKRIVIVQGYSRGGQSKAFDPLLLDFFQDFAVLVQRGVKQVVLTNVGKITDAKTTLQTIVDNVRSDNPDQHLYLGKPTTSPAATQFAESVANVVKLETAYLKVLHELFSTNLDIINEYGSDTANVAAPEYGFGSFLRQDEARGELVALVKKSLDPSLYHTEDAGELVQLLSQWVALHDANLGDAELGAANEVAAKIFNILQSNQDSAVALDLLKVAPREECFQFKSHWLVGSDAWSYDLGHSGVHQVLASKKNINLLIIDSEPYEKSRANPRHKKNVGLYAMNFHDVYVASVAVYSSYTQLLAAFLEASAFNGPSVVLAYLPYSSEKDTPLEVLRETKNAVECGYWPLYRYNPAKDADDAAFTLDSAVIRKELQSFLDRENKLSLLTKRTPELARDIEASASDVISRKVENRAKAAYDQLLEGLSGPPLHIYYASDGGNATALAKRLGNRASARGLKSTVLSMDDIILEDLAGEENVIFVTSTAGQGEFPQDGKTFWEELKGSLDVDLASLNFSVFGLGDSQYWPRKEDARYYNKPAKDLFARLELLTANPIVPLGLGDDQDADGYQTGYAEWEKQLWEVLGVSGADVPEEKEITNEDIKSQSNFLRGTIVDGLNDKSAMQLAADDQQLLKFHGCYSQNDRDVLEARKAQGLEPLYSVMARIRLPGGVATPEQWLVLNRLSDEDGNGTMKITTRATFQLHCVLKNNLKHTIRAMNSTLMDTLAAAGDVNRNTMCSALPANAKVHKQVSEMGAKISEHFLPKTTAYYEIWLQGPDERDYDSNWEEIFGNREGGPTKKKALVAGNSLVDIEPLYSPVYLPRKFKVNITVPPYNDVDVWSSDVGLIAIVDPATDIVKGYNMYTGGGMGTTHNNKKTYPRTGSLLGFVAPEEVVAAIEAVMIIQRDNGSRTDRKHARLKYTIDDMTKEVSRRRLRSFGADKFDPRAAIRDQVKHRHFGWVKDETGLNHFTAFIENGRVEDTPDRAQKTGLRKIAELMQKQGSGNFRLTGNQHVVISSIKDEHLDAVKALMKKYSLDNTELSGLRQSSSSCVGLPTCGLAFSESERYLPVLITELEEYLEECGLRHDSIVMRMTGCPNGCSRPYLAEVAIIGKSPHIYNIMLGGGYYGQRLNKLYKSSVKDDDIPGLLKPLFKRWMLEREDGEHFGDFVVRAGIVKPTLEGRLIHEDVSEDVY, encoded by the coding sequence ATGGCATtaccacacacacagttgttgttgtgttgCATCTTCCTAGACgcatacatatatatacaggCACAAGGTGAGGACGGATCGTTTGATGCTGACCCTTTACTTGCCTGCAACAACACCAGACTCAGGTACCGCACAGACACTGCAATGACCATCGAGGGCCCAGTTACAATACAGCACGTATTGGCAGGGTTGTTCCCATCATCGGTGGACAATATCTTCTACGTTGCTCAAGAAAAATCTGGTAAATGCCCTTACGAGATAACGGATGCCTCCACAAGGCTGCTCAAGAATGAGGATCCGTTTGGTGTCATTGCACAGCTAGTGGGCAAAGATGGTGTGAGTGTCGTGACGACAGACGCGCTGTCCATCATGAACGGTTTGCCTCATCTGtacattttgaaagatgtccCACTCGTTATTAACGTCGACATGGACTTACAAGATTACTCCGTCGTGccagctttgaaagatCTCGGGTTTGCCTCTTATGTGTCTGCCAACTACGAAACGTTGATTGCAAATGGCAAACAATCCTTCCAAGTGGCTCTTGAAACGCTACAACCAGTGCTGCATTTCATCGATTTTGCTGCACTGACCAAAACCAGCTATGTCGCAGAGGTAACATCGGAAATAGATGCGTTCCCCATATTGGCTACCTCGCAGGCCCCAGACACTCTACTGTTCAACCTATCCTCCTACGGTGAGCAGTTCGCCCAGCACGCAGCTAACCTAAATATTCAATTAACAAACATAAATCAATACAGACCTTGGAAGTTGACTGAATTTTTACAAACGGTACCAAACACCATCAAGAGGATCGTCATCGTGCAAGGTTACTCCCGCGGGGGTCAATCCAAAGCATTCGACCCTCTACTTTTAGATTTCTTCCAAGACTTTGCTGTTCTCGTTCAGAGGGGCGTCAAACAGGTAGTTCTCACAAATGTTGGCAAGATTACGGACGCGAAAACCACTTTGCAAACGATCGTGGACAACGTCAGGAGTGATAACCCAGATCAACACCTGTACCTAGGAAAGCCAACCACTTCTCCAGCGGCGACTCAATTTGCCGAGTCCGTGGCCAACGTCGTGAAACTGGAAACCGCATACTTGAAGGTGCTGCATGAGTTGTTCTCCACGAACCTGGACATCATCAACGAGTACGGCAGCGACACGGCCAACGTGGCCGCACCAGAGTACGGGTTTGGCTCTTTCTTGAGACAAGACGAAGCGAGAGGCGAGCTGGTCGCCCTTGTCAAGAAGTCGCTCGACCCCTCACTGTACCACACCGAGGACGCTGGGGAGCTCGTGCAACTCCTGTCCCAGTGGGTGGCGCTTCACGACGCGAACCTGGGCGATGCGGAGCTCGGCGCAGCCAACGAGGTCGCCGccaagatcttcaacattttgCAGTCGAACCAGGACTCCGCCGTTGCGCTGGACCTGCTGAAGGTGGCGCCGCGCGAGGAGTGCTTCCAGTTCAAGTCGCACTGGCTCGTCGGCTCCGACGCCTGGTCCTACGACCTGGGCCACTCCGGGGTCCACCAGGTCCTGGcgtccaagaagaacatcaaCTTGCTGATCATCGACTCAGAACCGTACGAGAAGAGCAGGGCCAACCCGCGccacaagaagaacgtgGGGCTCTACGCCATGAACTTCCACGACGTGTACGTCGCGTCCGTCGCGGTGTACTCCTCGTACACACAGCTGCTTGCCGCGTTTCTAGAGGCCTCTGCGTTCAACGGACCCTCCGTGGTGCTAGCCTACCTGCCTTACTCGTCTGAGAAGGACACGCCGCTGGAGGTGCTGCGGGAGACGAAGAACGCTGTTGAGTGCGGGTACTGGCCGCTTTACCGGTACAACCCTGCCAAGGACGCGGACGACGCCGCGTTCACGCTGGACTCCGCCGTCATCAGAAAGGAATTGCAGTCTTTCCTGGACCGCGAGAACAAGCTGTCGCTGTTGACCAAGAGGACCCCCGAACTGGCCAGAGACATTGAGGCGTCGGCCAGCGATGTCATCTCGAGAAAGGTTGAGAACCGCGCCAAAGCCGCGTACGACCAGCTGCTGGAAGGGCTGTCCGGTCCGCCGCTGCACATCTACTACGCGTCGGACGGTGGCAACGCCACTGCCTTGGCCAAGAGACTGGGCAATCGTGCCTCTGCAAGAGGTCTGAAGTCCACGGTTCTCTCCATGGACGATATCATTCTGGAGGATCTAGCAGGCGAGGAAAACGTGATCTTTGTCACGTCTACCGCGGGGCAAGGTGAATTCCCACAGGACGGGAAGACCTTCTGGGAGGAGTTGAAAGGCTCCTTAGACGTGGACCTAGCCTCGCTGAACTTCTCTGTTTTTGGTCTTGGTGACTCCCAATACTGGCCACGGAAGGAGGATGCTCGTTATTACAACAAACCTGCAAAGGACCTGTTTGCCCGGTTAGAATTGTTGACTGCCAATCCAATCGTCCCCCTAGGGCTCGGTGATGACCAAGACGCTGATGGGTATCAAACTGGATACGCTGAGTGGGAGAAGCAGTTGTGGGAAGTTCTCGGTGTTTCTGGCGCTGATGTCCCcgaagagaaagaaattACCAATGAGGATATAAAATCTCAATCGAACTTTTTGAGAGGTACAATTGTGGATGGGTTAAATGACAAATCTGCCATGCAACTAGCTGCTGATGACCAACAACTCTTGAAATTTCATGGCTGCTACTCTCAAAATGATAGGGACGTCCTTGAAGCACGGAAGGCACAAGGTTTGGAACCGCTGTACAGTGTAATGGCTAGGATTAGATTACCAGGTGGGGTTGCGACTCCAGAACAGTGGTTAGTTCTTAACCGTCTTTCAGATGAGGATGGTAATGGCACAATGAAAATCACGACTAGAGCTACCTTTCAGTTACATTGcgttttgaaaaataacCTAAAGCATACCATCAGGGCAATGAACTCTACTTTGATGGATACTTTGGCTGCTGCCGGTGATGTCAACAGAAATACAATGTGTTCAGCGTTGCCAGCCAATGCTAAGGTTCACAAACAAGTTTCTGAAATGGGTGCTAAGATCTCGGAACACTTTCTACCAAAGACGACTGCTTACTATGAAATCTGGCTGCAGGGTCCTGATGAGAGAGACTACGACTCCAACTGGGAAGAGATTTTCGGCAACAGAGAAGGCGGCCCaaccaagaagaaggctCTGGTGGCCGGCAACTCCCTGGTCGACATCGAGCCGCTTTACAGCCCCGTGTACCTACCAAGGAAGTTCAAGGTCAACATTACGGTCCCTCCCTACAACGACGTCGATGTTTGGTCGAGCGATGTCGGTTTGATTGCCATTGTGGACCCTGCGACGGACATCGTCAAGGGCTACAACATGTACACAGGTGGTGGTATGGGTACcacacacaacaacaagaagacgtACCCCAGAACAGGTTCGCTGCTTGGGTTTGTCGCGCCAGAGGAGGTCGTGGCTGCCATCGAGGCTGTCATGATAATCCAGAGGGACAACGGGTCCAGAACGGACCGTAAGCACGCGCGGTTAAAGTACACCATTGACGACATGACGAAGGAGGTTTCAAGGAGAAGGTTGAGGAGCTTTGGGGCCGACAAGTTCGACCCACGAGCAGCCATTCGAGATCAAGTCAAACATCGACACTTCGGCTGGGTCAAGGACGAGACGGGATTGAACCACTTCACCGCGTTCATCGAGAACGGTAGGGTGGAGGACACACCGGACCGGGCACAGAAGACGGGTCTACGCAAGATTGCCGAGTTGATGCAGAAGCAGGGCTCCGGTAATTTCAGGCTTACTGGTAACCAGCACGTTGTAATCTCCAGTATCAAGGACGAGCACTTGGATGCGGTCAAGgcgttgatgaagaagtactCCCTGGATAACACGGAACTGAGCGGGCTAAGACaatcctcctcctcgtgTGTTGGGTTGCCAACGTGTGGTTTGGCTTTCTCTGAATCAGAGAGATACTTACCAGTTTTGATAACTGAATTAGAGgaatatcttgaagaatgtGGTCTGCGTCACGATTCGATTGTTATGAGGATGACAGGTTGTCCAAACGGTTGCTCGCGGCCTTACCTCGCTGAAGTTGCTATAATTGGGAAATCCCCACACATCTACAATATAATGCTTGGTGGTGGCTATTACGGCCAAAGATTGAATAAACTCTACAAGTCATCTGTTAAGGACGATGATATCCCTGGCTTATTGAAACcacttttcaaaagatgGATGCTTGAAAGAGAAGATGGGGAACATTTTGGTGATTTTGTTGTGAGAGCAGGCATCGTCAAGCCTACACTAGAAGGTAGACTGATCCATGAAGATGTTTCAGAAGATGTGTACTAA